One Gemmatimonadota bacterium genomic region harbors:
- a CDS encoding flippase-like domain-containing protein, whose amino-acid sequence MTAAVERPVRWWKRPIVRIAGSLVLLAMLFTILPFHEIRSAISSVAWWVWPVALVTYMTLHLIGVVKWRLLTNVAGAGLTIGGAARAYYWGLFGNTFLPSIVGGDAVRMAMALKSARSGHGLVLGSLVDRLLDIVGLLLVAGIGAWLSPLALTADSRRIFLLAVGLLTAGGVAGVLTLVLFPVRRLRFRHRRKLVPIRRAFRATAVRPGALGMALLLGAILQSLLVVLNWQLGRAIGIEIPLYVWLFVWPLAKISGLLPLTQGGIGVREAAQAALFAPFGVSAAKAVATGLVFEVVILAGGLVGGALAFLAGARREPTTGARSGDGAGAHHRPVLTQAGA is encoded by the coding sequence GTGACCGCCGCGGTGGAGCGTCCCGTGCGCTGGTGGAAGCGCCCGATCGTGCGGATAGCGGGGAGCCTCGTGTTGTTGGCGATGCTTTTCACGATCCTGCCGTTCCATGAGATCCGGTCGGCGATCTCGAGCGTGGCCTGGTGGGTGTGGCCCGTGGCGCTGGTGACGTACATGACCCTGCACCTGATCGGCGTCGTGAAATGGCGGTTGCTGACGAACGTCGCCGGCGCCGGGCTCACGATTGGCGGCGCGGCGCGCGCGTACTACTGGGGATTGTTCGGCAACACCTTCCTCCCGTCCATTGTTGGCGGTGACGCGGTGCGGATGGCGATGGCGCTCAAGAGCGCCCGGTCGGGACACGGCCTGGTGCTGGGCAGCCTCGTGGACCGGCTGCTCGACATTGTGGGACTCTTGCTCGTCGCGGGGATTGGCGCGTGGCTCTCCCCGCTCGCGTTAACCGCTGACAGCCGCCGCATCTTTCTCCTGGCGGTCGGGTTGCTGACGGCCGGCGGCGTGGCGGGGGTGCTCACGTTGGTGCTGTTTCCGGTGCGCCGCCTGCGCTTTCGTCACCGGCGCAAGCTGGTCCCGATCCGGCGAGCGTTCCGCGCCACCGCGGTGCGTCCAGGTGCGTTAGGCATGGCCTTGCTCCTTGGCGCCATCCTGCAATCCCTGCTCGTGGTGCTCAATTGGCAGCTGGGGCGGGCGATCGGGATCGAGATCCCGCTGTACGTCTGGTTGTTTGTGTGGCCCCTGGCGAAGATCTCCGGCCTGCTGCCGTTGACGCAGGGTGGGATCGGCGTGCGCGAAGCCGCGCAGGCCGCGCTGTTTGCTCCCTTTGGCGTCTCGGCCGCGAAGGCGGTCGCCACGGGGTTGGTGTTTGAGGTGGTGATTCTCGCTGGTGGCCTCGTGGGTGGGGCGCTGGCGTTCCTTGCGGGCGCTCGACGCGAACCGACGACCGGTGCCCGTAGTGGCGACGGCGCCGGCGCGCACCATCGCCCTGTCCTGACTCAGGCCGGCGCCTGA
- a CDS encoding sulfatase, protein MTAANPRATPPVRLRDCLWLVLAAGLLAGLGEVALRFALLRYRELLSNRVYLNPQAVWMGPLMSALLLAGPVLITYAIARRTKGGSYAWAAPVFAASALAFFSIAMITRRISDSSLAIMALGLATPLARLAQHRPEATVRWVRRAAVTLLAVCGAAAATLAGRRILTERQVLSLRPEGVTDLPNVLLLVLDTVRGIELGIGGYGKGTTPNIDRWSKRGVVFDRAIAPAPWTLPTHASVFTGKWPHELDVGWSIPLGSEPQTLAERMTALGYATGGFAANFVYCSYLFGLHRGFSVYHDYQFSPSELLGASTIGRRLIDGWNKARGTYVMVGRKSAAEVNAEFLSWERRTTGTGPWFAFVNYFDAHDPYDPEAPYREQFPGTEEQWRSLAVLRQRPPEELRALQAAYDGALASLDAQVGALLDDLDRRGVLANTMVIITSDHGEEFGEHGHTGHGSSLYTPVVHVPLVVLPARDSVVTPRVSRFVSLRDLAATIEGAAHPSARALPGASLRPLWRGDSSVVTSPAFSSVNRLANLPDRYPVSRTNLRSLITDDRWHLIRSDDGREQLFDLATDFMESTDLAGRPEHQALVQRLRDSLRVLSGGGR, encoded by the coding sequence ATGACGGCAGCCAACCCTCGCGCGACACCGCCGGTCCGACTGCGCGATTGCCTCTGGTTGGTGCTCGCCGCCGGGCTCCTGGCAGGGCTCGGGGAGGTGGCGCTCCGGTTCGCCCTCCTCCGGTACCGAGAATTGCTCTCGAATCGGGTGTACCTGAATCCGCAGGCAGTCTGGATGGGCCCCCTGATGTCGGCGCTCCTGCTCGCGGGACCCGTTCTCATCACGTACGCGATTGCGCGACGCACCAAGGGGGGTAGTTACGCGTGGGCCGCGCCCGTCTTTGCGGCGTCCGCCCTCGCGTTCTTCTCGATCGCCATGATCACGCGGCGGATCAGCGATTCCTCGCTCGCCATCATGGCCCTCGGACTCGCGACGCCGCTCGCCCGCCTGGCGCAGCATCGCCCCGAGGCAACCGTACGTTGGGTGCGTCGTGCCGCCGTGACGCTCCTCGCGGTCTGCGGCGCGGCGGCCGCGACGCTCGCCGGCAGGCGCATTTTGACCGAACGGCAGGTCCTCTCGCTACGACCGGAAGGGGTGACGGACCTTCCCAATGTCCTCCTGTTGGTCCTGGACACGGTCCGAGGGATCGAGCTCGGAATCGGCGGATATGGGAAGGGCACAACCCCGAATATCGACCGGTGGAGCAAACGGGGGGTCGTTTTCGATCGTGCGATTGCGCCTGCGCCGTGGACCCTGCCCACGCACGCCTCCGTCTTCACCGGAAAGTGGCCGCATGAGCTCGATGTCGGGTGGTCCATTCCGCTCGGGAGTGAGCCCCAGACACTCGCCGAGCGAATGACGGCATTGGGATATGCGACGGGAGGCTTCGCGGCGAACTTCGTCTACTGCTCTTATCTCTTCGGGCTGCATCGCGGCTTTTCGGTATATCACGACTACCAGTTCTCGCCCTCGGAATTGCTGGGCGCGTCCACGATCGGCCGTCGCCTGATCGACGGCTGGAACAAGGCCCGCGGGACCTATGTCATGGTGGGCCGCAAGTCCGCTGCCGAGGTGAATGCGGAATTCCTGTCGTGGGAACGTCGCACCACTGGCACGGGTCCGTGGTTTGCCTTTGTCAATTACTTCGACGCGCACGACCCGTACGATCCCGAGGCACCGTATCGCGAGCAGTTCCCGGGAACGGAAGAGCAATGGCGAAGCCTTGCGGTGCTTCGCCAGCGACCACCGGAAGAACTGCGCGCGCTGCAGGCCGCGTACGACGGTGCGTTAGCCTCGCTGGATGCCCAGGTCGGGGCACTCCTCGACGACCTGGACCGTCGCGGGGTGCTCGCCAACACGATGGTGATCATCACGTCGGACCATGGGGAAGAATTTGGCGAGCACGGTCATACAGGGCATGGCAGCTCACTCTACACGCCGGTCGTGCACGTGCCCCTGGTCGTGCTCCCGGCGCGGGACTCCGTGGTGACCCCACGCGTTTCACGGTTTGTCTCGCTCCGCGACCTTGCGGCCACCATCGAGGGAGCAGCACACCCTTCGGCGCGCGCACTCCCCGGCGCATCACTGCGTCCCTTGTGGCGCGGCGACTCGTCCGTGGTCACCTCACCGGCCTTCTCCAGTGTCAATCGGCTGGCGAACCTGCCCGATCGCTATCCCGTTTCCCGGACCAACCTCCGATCGCTGATCACCGACGATCGCTGGCACCTGATCCGATCGGACGACGGCCGCGAGCAGTTGTTCGACCTCGCCACCGACTTCATGGAGTCGACGGACCTGGCCGGTCGACCCGAGCATCAGGCCCTGGTGCAACGGCTCCGCGACTCCCTGCGGGTCCTGTCGGGGGGAGGTCGTTAG
- a CDS encoding radical SAM protein: MEVMNLVDRVARHARLTAKVYEDLPSPPFLVLFINSICNMKCEHCFYWTALNQKNDMSKEEIFQLSDDLGKIENLNLSGGEPFLRKEFAEIVRKFINTNGVRQIYVPSNGYFTERCVAAVNSVLEEKELDLFVVELSLDGMPAFHDEFRVARNAFKKAMETYDALVEIQKRDPRLRIHSISTATDRNMAEIRQLTTYLYDRCPQMDHHNLAIIRGDRKDKSLTGPLLAEYEDLYEYIRRLWAPREVGRYGGIVEPMLQWAKVETIKQDRQVVPCQAGQISAVVYANGDVGVCEIHKPLGNLRQKRFWEIWKSPEAHALRETIARKECHCTTEVFMWSSIVYQPVQLVRAATASKAWQKADPLPDHLRQPLPDVIFPTSGSAADTEEAAATT; the protein is encoded by the coding sequence ATGGAAGTGATGAACCTGGTGGATCGTGTGGCACGACATGCCCGGCTGACGGCCAAGGTCTATGAGGACCTGCCCAGCCCGCCATTCCTCGTGTTGTTCATCAACTCGATCTGCAACATGAAGTGTGAGCACTGCTTCTACTGGACGGCGCTCAACCAGAAGAACGACATGTCGAAGGAGGAGATCTTCCAGCTGTCCGACGACCTGGGCAAGATCGAGAACCTCAACCTGTCCGGCGGCGAGCCCTTCCTGCGCAAGGAATTTGCCGAGATCGTGCGCAAGTTCATCAACACGAACGGTGTGCGGCAGATCTACGTGCCGTCCAATGGTTACTTCACGGAGCGGTGCGTCGCGGCCGTGAACAGCGTGCTCGAGGAGAAGGAGCTGGACCTCTTCGTGGTCGAGCTCTCGCTCGATGGCATGCCCGCGTTCCACGATGAGTTCCGCGTGGCGCGCAACGCCTTCAAGAAGGCCATGGAGACCTATGACGCGCTGGTCGAGATCCAGAAGCGCGATCCCCGCCTGCGGATCCACTCGATCTCCACGGCCACGGATCGCAACATGGCGGAGATCCGGCAGCTGACGACGTACCTGTATGACCGCTGCCCGCAGATGGACCACCACAACCTCGCCATCATCCGTGGTGACCGGAAGGACAAGTCGCTGACCGGGCCGTTGCTGGCCGAGTACGAGGACCTGTACGAGTACATCCGCCGCCTCTGGGCGCCGCGCGAAGTGGGCCGCTACGGCGGGATCGTGGAACCGATGCTGCAATGGGCCAAGGTCGAGACCATCAAGCAGGACCGGCAGGTGGTGCCCTGCCAGGCCGGCCAGATCTCGGCCGTGGTATACGCCAACGGCGACGTCGGCGTGTGCGAGATCCACAAGCCCCTGGGCAACCTGCGGCAGAAGCGTTTTTGGGAAATCTGGAAGTCGCCGGAGGCGCACGCGTTGCGTGAGACCATCGCCCGCAAGGAGTGCCACTGCACGACCGAGGTCTTCATGTGGTCGAGCATCGTCTACCAGCCGGTGCAACTGGTGCGTGCCGCCACGGCCAGCAAGGCGTGGCAGAAGGCCGATCCACTCCCGGATCACCTGCGCCAACCCCTCCCCGACGTGATCTTCCCGACGAGCGGCTCCGCGGCGGACACCGAGGAGGCTGCGGCCACGACGTGA
- a CDS encoding Ig-like domain-containing protein — protein sequence MNAIVRVLVLNAALLVGGCGGDGGPSTSVVTSDQVARVDVSPGTLTLAVGGTGQLSALAISTTGAALPGRAVTWSSSDAAVASVSSTGLVTGLAAGTSTIVALSEGRTGSATVTVTSLPVATVRVVPASVTLGAGSTTPLQVVALGPAGETLAGRTASWASSNTAIATVTPAGVVTGVAAGATTVRATVEGVSGDATVTVQSPTATSVARVVLTPAALQLVIGSSAGLAATAQDSAGVTLQGKSFTYTSSAPSVATVSGAGLVTALATGTAVITAASEGKQASATVTVTGAPGPVARLVLSPPALSIVAGRQDQLTPVAYDSAGIPVTGLTYGFTSSATSVATVSATGLVAGVAPGNATITVSAAGKTATSTVVVNAASGGTITRVDVTPPSATLAVNATVQLTGAAYDAQGRVSTAESHIWSTSNANIATVTTNGLVTGLAPGTANITMSAAGFVKSVPITVTGAVTNRIDLNPAVTYQRITGWQALTQNGWLDCNPTAFAAYKNQLHDRAVNELGINRMTLMLRSGAENTRDYHADFVAGTISDTANRLSWYQPVNDNTDPFTAVASRFHWGFVDGQVDNAILPMQQRLAARGEKLYVVLQVVDFKSSDHGNLARPFDVMTNAEEYAELVAEAFKHLRQKYNLVPDALEMILEPEHTPYSGSIIGRAVVASVNRLRGLGFTPAIIAPSTTSMQNASTWYDQMMQTPGIRGMVTELAYHRYVAVSFPNLQAIGLRTLRDGVASSMLEHIGSGFNDLYDDLTVGMVSSWQQFTLGFCGNRNNSANQGAYFQINQSNPAQPNINITDHSKLLRQVFAYVRSAATRIGAVSANAAAMRPLAFRNADGRLVVVVATTGPATFAIRGLAAGTYGVNYGTSGAQYNVDLADVVATSGADVTIAMPAGGVVTVYAR from the coding sequence ATGAACGCGATTGTCCGGGTCCTGGTCCTGAATGCGGCCCTGTTGGTGGGAGGGTGCGGCGGCGACGGCGGGCCGAGCACCTCGGTCGTCACCTCGGATCAGGTGGCTCGCGTTGACGTATCACCCGGCACGCTGACGCTCGCCGTCGGCGGCACCGGGCAGCTTTCAGCGCTCGCCATTTCGACCACGGGGGCGGCCCTTCCGGGTCGCGCGGTCACGTGGTCCTCGTCGGATGCCGCGGTGGCCTCTGTCTCGTCGACGGGCTTGGTAACCGGTCTCGCGGCCGGGACGTCGACGATCGTGGCCTTGAGTGAGGGGAGAACCGGGAGCGCGACGGTGACAGTCACCTCGCTGCCCGTTGCGACCGTGCGAGTGGTTCCTGCCTCGGTGACCCTTGGCGCCGGGAGCACCACCCCGCTGCAGGTGGTCGCGCTTGGCCCCGCCGGCGAAACCCTTGCCGGCCGAACGGCGAGCTGGGCCTCCAGCAACACGGCGATCGCCACGGTAACGCCTGCCGGTGTGGTGACCGGGGTCGCCGCGGGTGCGACTACTGTGCGTGCGACAGTGGAGGGGGTGTCCGGAGACGCGACCGTGACCGTTCAGTCGCCTACGGCGACGTCGGTGGCCCGCGTAGTCCTCACGCCGGCCGCCTTGCAGTTGGTAATCGGCAGCAGCGCAGGACTCGCAGCGACCGCACAAGACAGCGCGGGGGTCACGTTGCAAGGGAAGTCGTTTACCTACACCTCGAGTGCGCCGAGTGTGGCCACCGTATCCGGGGCCGGGCTGGTCACGGCATTGGCAACCGGTACGGCAGTGATCACGGCGGCGAGCGAGGGGAAACAGGCGTCGGCAACCGTCACGGTCACGGGGGCACCGGGGCCCGTCGCGCGCCTCGTCCTCTCGCCGCCAGCGCTCTCCATTGTCGCGGGACGGCAGGATCAGCTCACGCCGGTGGCATACGACTCCGCGGGCATCCCGGTGACCGGGTTGACCTACGGGTTCACGTCGAGTGCGACCAGTGTGGCGACGGTATCGGCCACCGGGCTGGTGGCCGGTGTCGCGCCGGGGAACGCGACGATCACCGTCTCGGCGGCCGGGAAGACGGCGACCAGTACGGTCGTGGTGAACGCGGCCAGTGGTGGGACCATCACGCGGGTGGATGTCACCCCGCCGTCGGCGACGCTCGCCGTCAATGCGACGGTGCAGCTTACTGGTGCCGCGTATGACGCGCAGGGACGCGTCTCGACCGCGGAGTCGCACATCTGGTCCACGAGCAACGCCAACATCGCAACCGTCACGACGAACGGCCTGGTCACTGGGCTGGCTCCCGGCACGGCCAACATCACCATGTCAGCGGCCGGCTTCGTGAAGTCCGTCCCCATCACGGTGACGGGCGCGGTCACCAACCGCATCGACCTCAATCCCGCGGTGACATACCAGCGGATTACCGGTTGGCAGGCGCTCACGCAGAACGGGTGGCTGGACTGCAATCCCACGGCGTTCGCCGCGTATAAGAACCAGCTTCATGACCGGGCCGTGAACGAGCTCGGCATCAATCGCATGACGCTGATGCTCCGGAGTGGGGCCGAAAATACCCGCGACTATCACGCGGACTTCGTGGCCGGGACCATCTCCGACACCGCCAACCGCCTGAGTTGGTATCAGCCGGTGAATGACAACACCGACCCGTTCACCGCAGTCGCGTCGCGCTTCCACTGGGGATTCGTCGACGGCCAGGTCGACAACGCCATCCTGCCGATGCAGCAGCGGCTCGCGGCGCGCGGCGAGAAACTCTACGTGGTGCTGCAGGTTGTGGACTTCAAGTCGTCGGACCACGGAAACCTGGCCCGTCCGTTCGACGTGATGACCAACGCCGAGGAGTATGCCGAGCTGGTGGCCGAGGCCTTCAAGCACCTGCGCCAGAAATACAACCTCGTTCCGGACGCGCTCGAGATGATCCTCGAGCCGGAGCACACGCCGTATTCCGGGTCCATCATCGGGCGTGCCGTCGTGGCGTCGGTCAACCGGTTGCGGGGACTCGGCTTCACCCCCGCCATCATCGCACCGTCAACGACCTCCATGCAGAATGCTTCCACCTGGTATGACCAGATGATGCAGACGCCGGGGATCCGGGGGATGGTGACGGAACTGGCCTACCATCGGTATGTCGCGGTGTCGTTTCCGAACCTGCAAGCGATTGGGCTGCGGACGCTGCGTGATGGTGTGGCGTCGTCGATGCTCGAACACATCGGGAGTGGCTTCAATGACCTGTACGACGACCTCACGGTGGGCATGGTGAGCTCCTGGCAGCAGTTCACCTTGGGCTTCTGCGGGAATCGGAACAATTCGGCGAACCAGGGGGCGTACTTCCAGATCAACCAGTCCAATCCGGCGCAGCCGAACATCAACATCACGGACCACTCCAAGCTGCTGCGTCAGGTGTTTGCGTACGTCCGAAGTGCGGCCACGCGCATTGGCGCCGTCTCGGCCAACGCGGCCGCGATGCGACCGCTCGCCTTCCGCAATGCGGACGGTCGGCTGGTCGTGGTGGTGGCCACCACCGGGCCAGCCACCTTCGCGATCCGGGGCCTCGCCGCCGGGACCTATGGCGTGAACTACGGAACCTCGGGTGCGCAGTACAACGTCGACCTTGCGGACGTGGTGGCTACGTCGGGGGCCGACGTGACCATCGCGATGCCGGCGGGAGGCGTCGTGACCGTCTACGCGCGTTAG
- a CDS encoding NAD-dependent epimerase/dehydratase family protein, with protein sequence MRSDARGAVVFGASGFIGGWVARELQQRGVPVTAVVRDLDRAATTFATWPQTPAYERADLEAPGDGANVIRRHRPSVVFNLAGYGVDRDETDPARARRLNHDLVRELAAACAEPGIDATLVHVGSAAEYGEAVGVLREDGPARPHGTYGTTKRDGTMALVEVAHRTGARAICARLFTVFGEGEHEGRLLALLRAAVGGCDAVPLSAGTQERDFAWVGDVAPALVDLASARWAPGTVVNLASGRSHTVRAFVLAAARALGIDEARLAFGAVASQAGDLAGFTVSVERMQSILGRVLPGDLDTMLATAVRSGR encoded by the coding sequence ATGAGGAGCGACGCTCGCGGCGCGGTGGTGTTTGGTGCGTCGGGTTTCATTGGGGGGTGGGTCGCCCGCGAGCTGCAGCAACGGGGAGTGCCGGTGACCGCCGTAGTGCGGGATCTCGATCGCGCCGCCACGACTTTCGCGACCTGGCCCCAGACGCCGGCGTACGAGCGGGCGGACCTCGAGGCACCCGGCGACGGCGCCAACGTCATCCGTCGCCACCGACCATCCGTGGTGTTCAACCTGGCCGGGTACGGGGTTGACCGCGACGAGACGGATCCCGCGCGCGCCAGGCGCCTCAATCACGACCTGGTCCGCGAGCTCGCAGCCGCGTGCGCCGAACCGGGGATCGATGCGACCCTGGTCCATGTGGGATCCGCGGCGGAGTACGGCGAGGCCGTGGGCGTGCTGCGCGAGGACGGTCCCGCCCGGCCCCACGGAACCTACGGAACGACCAAGCGCGATGGCACGATGGCCCTGGTGGAGGTCGCACACCGGACCGGTGCTCGCGCGATCTGCGCACGCTTGTTCACGGTGTTTGGGGAAGGGGAGCATGAGGGACGCCTGCTCGCGCTCCTCCGTGCGGCCGTCGGTGGCTGTGACGCCGTGCCCCTGTCCGCTGGGACGCAGGAGCGCGATTTCGCCTGGGTGGGTGATGTTGCCCCGGCGTTGGTGGACCTGGCGAGCGCTCGATGGGCACCCGGGACCGTCGTGAACCTGGCGAGCGGCCGCTCCCACACGGTTCGGGCCTTTGTTCTCGCCGCGGCGCGGGCTCTCGGCATCGACGAGGCGCGCCTGGCTTTTGGCGCGGTGGCATCCCAAGCGGGTGACCTCGCTGGATTCACCGTGTCCGTCGAGCGCATGCAGTCCATCCTGGGGCGCGTGCTTCCCGGCGACCTCGACACCATGCTGGCCACCGCGGTGCGTTCGGGCCGCTAA
- a CDS encoding glycosyltransferase family 2 protein translates to MKLIIQIPCLNEATTLPATLAQLPRALPGIDRIEILVVDDGSTDGTSAVARAHGVAHVVTFERNRGLAAAYKAGLDASVKAGADIIVNTDADNQYQAADIARLVEPILAGRAELVVGDRGVASLDNFSPLKRKLQVLGSAVVGRAAELHTPDATSGFRAITRDAALRTLVLSDYSYTLESLIQAGARRAAVEFVPIGINPQTRPSRLMKSIPHYIRKSGVTILRAYTMYRPLRVFATTGLLFIGLGMLPALRFVYFYVTGNRVGHVQSLILAAILIVVGFQVLLIGLLADLISFNRKIVEEAVYRVRKVEAALESRATADEEALKL, encoded by the coding sequence ATGAAGCTGATCATCCAGATCCCCTGCTTGAACGAGGCCACGACGCTCCCAGCGACGCTGGCGCAGCTGCCGCGCGCGTTGCCGGGGATCGACCGGATCGAAATCCTGGTGGTGGATGACGGTAGCACCGACGGCACCTCGGCCGTTGCGCGAGCGCACGGTGTGGCGCACGTGGTGACGTTCGAGCGCAACCGGGGCCTCGCGGCGGCCTACAAGGCCGGCCTCGACGCCTCGGTAAAGGCGGGCGCTGACATCATTGTGAACACCGATGCGGACAACCAGTACCAAGCGGCGGACATTGCCCGGCTGGTGGAACCGATCCTGGCGGGTCGGGCCGAGCTGGTGGTGGGCGACCGTGGGGTGGCCTCGCTCGACAACTTCTCGCCGTTGAAGCGCAAGCTGCAGGTTCTGGGGAGCGCCGTGGTCGGCCGTGCAGCCGAGTTGCACACCCCGGATGCAACGAGCGGCTTTCGCGCGATCACGCGCGACGCGGCGCTGCGCACCCTGGTCCTGAGCGACTACTCGTACACGCTGGAGTCGCTGATCCAGGCCGGCGCCCGGCGCGCCGCGGTAGAGTTCGTGCCGATCGGGATCAACCCGCAGACGCGCCCGTCACGCCTGATGAAGAGCATCCCGCACTACATCAGGAAAAGCGGCGTGACCATCCTGCGGGCGTACACGATGTACCGCCCGTTGCGCGTATTTGCCACCACGGGCCTGCTGTTCATCGGCCTGGGCATGCTGCCGGCGCTGCGCTTCGTGTACTTCTACGTCACAGGCAATCGCGTCGGTCACGTGCAGAGCCTGATCCTCGCGGCCATCCTCATCGTGGTCGGCTTCCAGGTGCTGCTGATCGGGTTGCTCGCTGACCTGATCTCGTTCAACCGCAAGATTGTCGAGGAAGCGGTCTACCGGGTACGCAAGGTGGAAGCGGCGCTGGAGTCGCGCGCCACCGCCGACGAGGAGGCACTCAAGCTGTGA
- a CDS encoding glycosyltransferase family 39 protein: MSSRIEQRDRWLIVGLALLALVVRLPGLNTGLWADEIYSTLYAFRTPFPAQFVEFHGDNKHPFYSVLAHSAASLLGEAPWTLRLPAVLFGVASVPMLFALGRRIASRREAGFAALLLAVSYHHAWFSQNARGYSILGFCAITSTWLLLRILDEGRRGDAVAFALCIALGAYTHLTFVFAVLAQFLVVVVLLWRARRDQASRARGMTAAVAFFAGGALAAAMYAPMAARVVEFFLHKESALAGISSPAWAAAEAVRVLLVGLSGGSAVLATIGLVVLGAAAVIGASGAVDYLRREPRVAALLLLPALTMLGGALASRGTMYPRFFFLLAGFALLVGVRGVVLSGELVGRVLGRTGVGPTLASAVLILGATASAATLPRNWRLPKQDYEGALRFVEGEAARGGGTIATADMTTEIYGRYFGRSWHDVRDVATLVQLRKSGPVWFVYTFPRYLARYDAPLAAWVERECRAARAFVGTVGGGEVMVCTLRATASA; this comes from the coding sequence ATGTCGTCGAGGATTGAGCAGCGCGATCGCTGGTTGATCGTCGGCCTGGCCCTGCTCGCCCTCGTGGTCCGCCTCCCCGGACTCAACACGGGGCTTTGGGCGGACGAGATCTACTCGACGTTGTACGCTTTCCGGACCCCGTTTCCCGCACAATTCGTCGAGTTCCACGGCGACAACAAGCATCCGTTCTATTCGGTGCTCGCCCACAGCGCCGCGTCGCTGCTCGGTGAGGCGCCATGGACGCTCCGGTTGCCGGCGGTGCTGTTCGGGGTCGCGAGCGTGCCGATGCTGTTCGCCCTCGGGCGGCGCATCGCGAGTCGACGAGAGGCCGGATTTGCTGCGCTCCTGCTCGCCGTGTCGTACCATCATGCGTGGTTCTCGCAGAATGCCCGGGGCTACAGCATCCTCGGATTCTGTGCAATCACCAGCACCTGGCTGCTCCTGCGTATCCTCGACGAGGGTCGCCGGGGCGACGCGGTCGCCTTTGCCCTGTGCATCGCACTCGGCGCGTACACGCACCTGACGTTTGTGTTTGCCGTGTTGGCGCAATTCCTCGTGGTCGTGGTGCTGCTGTGGCGCGCCCGCCGCGATCAAGCTTCGCGCGCACGTGGGATGACCGCCGCGGTCGCGTTTTTCGCCGGTGGCGCTCTGGCCGCGGCGATGTACGCACCCATGGCCGCCCGGGTGGTGGAATTCTTTCTCCATAAGGAGTCGGCGCTGGCCGGAATTTCTTCGCCCGCCTGGGCGGCCGCCGAGGCGGTACGGGTGCTGCTTGTGGGCCTGTCCGGGGGTAGCGCAGTCCTGGCGACGATCGGACTGGTGGTCCTTGGTGCCGCGGCCGTTATCGGCGCTTCCGGCGCCGTGGACTATCTCCGGCGCGAGCCTCGGGTGGCGGCGCTCTTGTTACTCCCGGCGCTGACCATGCTGGGTGGGGCACTGGCCAGCCGGGGCACGATGTATCCGCGGTTCTTCTTCTTGCTGGCGGGCTTCGCGCTCTTGGTGGGGGTTCGTGGGGTTGTCCTCTCCGGTGAACTGGTCGGGCGGGTGCTGGGGCGAACCGGCGTGGGGCCGACGCTCGCCTCGGCGGTGCTCATCCTTGGCGCGACTGCCTCCGCGGCGACCCTGCCGCGCAACTGGCGGCTTCCCAAGCAGGATTACGAAGGGGCCCTGCGGTTCGTCGAAGGGGAGGCCGCCCGTGGTGGTGGCACGATTGCGACAGCGGACATGACGACCGAAATCTATGGACGGTATTTCGGCCGCTCGTGGCACGACGTTCGCGATGTAGCGACGCTGGTACAACTTCGGAAATCGGGACCGGTCTGGTTCGTGTATACGTTCCCCCGGTACCTGGCACGGTATGACGCTCCCCTGGCCGCCTGGGTGGAGCGCGAGTGCCGTGCAGCGCGGGCGTTTGTGGGTACCGTTGGTGGCGGTGAGGTGATGGTGTGCACCCTGAGGGCAACTGCTAGCGCATGA